TTGGTACGCTAAATGTCAGCGACTTTAGTCTGAATATGGGCCTGAACTGGGAAATTGATCTCTGGGGTCGCGTCAGACGACAAAAAGAACAAGCCTTGTCGGATTTGCTTCAAAACGAAGCAATCAAACGTGGCGTACAAACGCGGCTGGTAGCTGATGTAGCCAGTGGATTTTACAACCTATTGATGCTGGATGAACAGCTCAAAATTGCCGTCCATAGTCAGGAGTTGAGTGACTCTACCGTACGGATTACGAACATCCAGTACCGCGTCGGGGAAGCGACGCAACTGGCCATTCAGCAAGCCAAAGCTCAACTCGAAGCCACCAAGCAACTGATTCCGCAAATTCAGCAAAGTATTATCCAACAGGAAAACGCCTTAAGTCTGCTTTGCGGACAATACGCCAAAGCGATTCTACGTCAGGCCCATACCGGTCCGGAATTTACGATTAACCCCAAAGGCGGCTATGAGGTATCCCTACTAGCAGCCCGGCCCGATATTCACGCCGCCGAATACGCCCTTCGCTCGGCCAACGCCCGGCTGGGTATTGCTCAAACGGCCCTGTATCCTCGCTTACTCATTACCGCACAGAGTGGTCTTACTTCCTTCCAGGCTTCAAACTGGCTGAGTGTACCGGGATCGTTTTTCTGGAACATCGCCGGAGGGCTCACCCAGCCCATCTTCCAGCGTCGCCAGTTGAAAACGCAGGTGGAGCAAGCTCGTATTGATCAGGAACGGGCAGCCATTACCTTTCAGCAGGCCGTACTCACGGGTTATATGGAAGTATCGAATGCCCTGGTAGCCAACCAGAAACTCGAAGAACAGATTCAATCAGCTACCAACCGGCGACAAGCCCTCGAAGAAGGCATCGGCTCAACGGAGCTGTTGTTTAAAAACGGTATGGCGAACTATCTGGAAATTATTACCGCCCAAAGTAATTACTTGCAGTCCCGACTGGCCGTCACCCAATTAGAACGCGAAAAAGCCAGTGCTACCATTGAGCTCTACCGGGCTTTGGGCGGTGGCTGGCGTTAATTCCAACAAGCGTATGCCTGGCACTCCTTTGCATCTGGATCGTCGTACCTATAAACGGTACATTCGACTGGCCCTGACCCCGGTGGTCATGCTGGCCATTCACGTGCTGTATTACCTCATTAATCCGGAAAGCTCGCTCTGGAATATTGGGAGTACGCTCGTCTGCAAACAGTGGGCGACGGATCTGACCATTACCTTCCTGTTTTGCTGGCTGTTGATCGAAGTGAGTATCGGTATTGCCGATGGATTGGAAGGCTGGT
This portion of the Siphonobacter curvatus genome encodes:
- a CDS encoding efflux transporter outer membrane subunit, coding for MKAFYSLLLVFVLLTSCRVSKDFKRPDTQTPRQFRNDQPADSSLATLPHLRDFFANPLLQALIDTALTSNNDLRIAIKNIEYAQTTLKQVKLNYLPDLNAQLQVSRNRTARNSFAGLGNEAFIGTLNVSDFSLNMGLNWEIDLWGRVRRQKEQALSDLLQNEAIKRGVQTRLVADVASGFYNLLMLDEQLKIAVHSQELSDSTVRITNIQYRVGEATQLAIQQAKAQLEATKQLIPQIQQSIIQQENALSLLCGQYAKAILRQAHTGPEFTINPKGGYEVSLLAARPDIHAAEYALRSANARLGIAQTALYPRLLITAQSGLTSFQASNWLSVPGSFFWNIAGGLTQPIFQRRQLKTQVEQARIDQERAAITFQQAVLTGYMEVSNALVANQKLEEQIQSATNRRQALEEGIGSTELLFKNGMANYLEIITAQSNYLQSRLAVTQLEREKASATIELYRALGGGWR